From the genome of Alphaproteobacteria bacterium, one region includes:
- the priA gene encoding primosomal protein N', whose product MNDKIAKVCLPISLEPLDYLIPASLTIQPNSLVSVPFRNTQHIGWITEIIDSSTLPSTKLRAIESVHPITVSLQNSDFISWMARYTMAPLGLVLKMFLGGLNPKNIQSLTDQNPTPSLTFSFQSLALNQEQRTVASHLESLVQQHIFTPLLLEGVTGSGKTEVYFQAVQTCLTLGKRALVLLPEINLTAAWLLRFEACFGFKPVFWHSHMTPKQRQKSWHTIATGTPVVVGTRSALCLPHHDLGLIVVDEEHDTSYKQESLVRYHARDMAVRRAQLATCPIILTSATPSIETLLNVRTNKYQSFHLTQRYGAASMPKIHPIDLRQEPLTKGTSLSPTLWRALEENHAQGEQSLLFLNRRGYAPIAFCSSCRCNQTCKRCDVNLVYHQHKQALLCHHCGYQRKARSACNTCNHTDEFLFFGVGVEKLMEELREKHPDWSLLLMTSDTLSTPKKMQQAFDQIESGSAQVIVATQTMAKGHHFPNLTLVGVVDATLGPIDYDLRSTERSFQLLHQVAGRSGRADKPGHVYLQTFAPQHPAFQALCQNDSQKFYQTELAQRQRLGLPPYGRLTALILEGPREAQVKEAALSLLRSHPQKPGIQVLGPTPAPLTRVKKSYRWRLLLKSDKTILHTSYLQQWLAGITLPAPLKLTIDIDPQSFM is encoded by the coding sequence ATGAATGATAAAATCGCAAAAGTTTGCCTGCCCATCAGCCTGGAGCCGCTCGATTATCTTATTCCAGCCTCCCTCACCATTCAGCCCAATTCCCTTGTCAGCGTGCCATTCCGCAACACCCAACATATAGGATGGATCACAGAAATCATCGATTCTTCCACTTTGCCTTCCACAAAACTGCGGGCGATTGAATCTGTCCATCCCATCACTGTTTCGCTCCAAAACAGTGATTTTATATCCTGGATGGCACGCTACACCATGGCGCCCCTCGGCCTGGTTTTAAAAATGTTTTTAGGGGGACTCAATCCTAAAAATATCCAAAGTTTGACAGATCAAAACCCCACGCCATCTCTGACTTTTTCCTTTCAATCCCTGGCACTCAATCAGGAACAAAGAACAGTTGCCAGCCACCTTGAATCTTTGGTTCAACAACATATTTTCACCCCTCTCCTACTAGAGGGTGTGACGGGCTCTGGAAAAACAGAAGTCTATTTTCAAGCAGTTCAAACCTGTTTAACCCTTGGTAAAAGAGCCTTGGTATTGCTCCCTGAAATCAACTTAACCGCTGCTTGGCTGCTGAGATTTGAAGCGTGCTTTGGTTTCAAACCTGTTTTTTGGCACTCCCATATGACGCCCAAACAACGTCAAAAATCTTGGCACACCATTGCCACAGGCACACCTGTCGTTGTCGGCACCCGGTCTGCACTCTGTCTTCCTCATCATGATCTCGGCTTAATCGTTGTCGATGAAGAGCATGATACCAGTTATAAACAAGAATCACTGGTCCGCTATCATGCCCGTGATATGGCCGTACGCCGCGCTCAACTAGCCACGTGTCCCATCATCCTGACATCAGCCACGCCCAGCATTGAAACCTTGCTCAATGTACGTACCAACAAGTATCAAAGCTTTCATCTCACCCAGCGATATGGCGCTGCCTCCATGCCCAAAATTCACCCGATTGATCTTCGCCAAGAACCTCTCACCAAAGGGACCTCTCTTTCCCCAACACTTTGGCGCGCCCTAGAAGAGAATCACGCCCAAGGGGAGCAATCCCTTCTTTTTCTCAATCGCCGTGGCTATGCCCCCATCGCCTTTTGTTCAAGTTGTCGCTGCAATCAAACCTGTAAGCGCTGTGATGTTAATTTGGTTTATCACCAGCATAAACAGGCATTGCTGTGTCATCACTGTGGCTATCAACGCAAGGCCAGAAGCGCCTGCAACACCTGCAATCACACAGATGAATTTTTGTTTTTTGGTGTGGGTGTTGAAAAGCTGATGGAAGAACTCCGGGAAAAGCATCCCGATTGGTCCTTGTTACTGATGACCAGTGACACCCTCTCAACCCCAAAGAAAATGCAGCAGGCTTTTGATCAAATTGAGTCTGGATCCGCCCAAGTCATTGTTGCCACCCAAACAATGGCTAAGGGCCATCATTTTCCTAACCTAACGTTGGTTGGTGTCGTCGATGCAACCCTGGGTCCCATTGACTATGATTTGCGGTCAACTGAGCGCAGCTTTCAACTGCTACACCAAGTGGCTGGTCGCTCGGGCCGGGCCGATAAGCCGGGTCATGTTTATCTTCAAACCTTTGCACCGCAGCACCCAGCTTTCCAAGCACTCTGTCAAAACGATAGCCAAAAATTTTATCAGACAGAATTAGCACAACGTCAGCGTCTCGGGCTTCCCCCCTACGGCCGCCTCACCGCCCTCATCCTTGAAGGACCCAGAGAGGCACAGGTCAAAGAAGCAGCCCTCTCTCTTCTAAGATCCCATCCCCAAAAACCAGGGATTCAAGTTCTGGGACCCACGCCCGCCCCCTTGACTCGGGTCAAAAAATCATATCGATGGCGCTTATTGCTCAAATCAGACAAAACCATTTTGCACACCTCGTACTTGCAGCAATGGCTGGCTGGCATCACCCTACCAGCCCCTTTAAAACTTACCATCGACATCGATCCGCAGTCTTTTATGTAA
- a CDS encoding UDP-N-acetylmuramate--L-alanine ligase — protein sequence MLNISPLTIGKIHIIGIGGIGMSGIAKVLSHMGYQVQGSDQHQSTNIDRLEEKGIHVFIGHDQRNITSDIEVIVYSSAVNQNNPELIAGKERGIPLLKRAEMLSELMRFYHTVAISGSHGKTTTTSLIGHVLKDIHPTVINGGVANTDGSNVQIGSGSWMVVEADESDGTFVRVPATVGVVTNIDAEHLEFYGSFDAVIEHFRHFIEGVAFYGFAVLCFDHPVVRRLAEETVDTRVVTYGFDEGADYQVYNLRSSAEGTVFNVRATKSNSEMMDVFVPLHGRHNALNALAAIVVALKLRISPESIRGQLSHFKGVRRRFSLAGEVNGIQFIDDYAHHPVEIQAVLETARPLVSGKLIVVFQPHRYSRLNAFFEDFIHSTRGCDFLFVLPVYAAGEEKGSQKDHHDFLESYRSKGQASCRLVESRAGLTADLGRLSLEEGSMVLFLGAGDVTKWAYEVPPLFQEYLERK from the coding sequence ATGCTTAATATTTCACCCCTGACCATTGGAAAAATTCATATCATTGGGATTGGTGGTATTGGCATGAGCGGTATTGCAAAGGTGCTCTCTCATATGGGGTATCAGGTTCAAGGGAGTGATCAACACCAAAGTACGAATATTGATCGGCTTGAAGAAAAAGGCATTCACGTTTTTATTGGCCATGATCAAAGAAACATTACTTCGGATATAGAAGTGATTGTTTACTCGAGTGCCGTGAATCAAAACAATCCTGAACTCATTGCTGGAAAAGAACGGGGTATCCCCCTTTTAAAGCGTGCGGAGATGCTCTCGGAGCTGATGCGGTTTTACCATACTGTTGCGATTTCAGGTAGTCACGGTAAGACAACAACAACATCTTTAATTGGACACGTTCTGAAAGATATTCACCCAACGGTGATTAATGGCGGTGTTGCGAATACCGATGGCTCCAACGTCCAAATTGGCTCGGGTTCTTGGATGGTTGTTGAGGCTGATGAGTCGGATGGAACCTTTGTCAGGGTGCCAGCAACTGTAGGTGTGGTGACAAATATTGATGCTGAACATCTGGAATTTTATGGAAGTTTTGACGCTGTTATTGAGCATTTTCGACACTTTATTGAAGGGGTGGCTTTTTATGGTTTTGCCGTTTTGTGCTTTGACCATCCTGTGGTTCGACGGTTGGCCGAAGAAACGGTTGATACGCGTGTCGTGACTTATGGGTTTGACGAGGGAGCTGATTATCAGGTTTACAACCTACGTTCGTCTGCTGAGGGAACTGTGTTTAATGTGAGAGCCACAAAGTCTAATTCAGAAATGATGGATGTTTTTGTTCCTCTTCACGGCCGCCATAATGCTTTGAATGCTTTGGCAGCCATTGTTGTGGCGCTTAAGTTGCGCATTTCACCCGAGAGCATTAGGGGCCAACTGAGTCACTTTAAAGGCGTGCGCCGCCGATTTAGTTTGGCGGGAGAGGTAAATGGTATTCAGTTTATTGATGATTATGCTCATCACCCGGTTGAGATCCAGGCGGTGTTGGAAACAGCACGACCTTTGGTCTCGGGAAAATTGATCGTCGTTTTTCAGCCTCATCGATATAGCCGACTCAATGCCTTTTTCGAGGATTTTATCCACTCCACGCGTGGGTGTGATTTTTTGTTTGTTTTACCTGTCTATGCAGCGGGTGAAGAGAAAGGGTCGCAAAAAGATCATCATGACTTTCTAGAATCATATCGATCAAAGGGTCAGGCTTCTTGTCGCTTGGTTGAGTCAAGGGCTGGCTTGACAGCTGACTTGGGTCGACTCTCTTTAGAAGAAGGATCGATGGTTTTATTTTTAGGGGCTGGCGACGTGACCAAGTGGGCGTATGAAGTCCCCCCTCTTTTTCAAGAGTATTTGGAGAGAAAATGA
- a CDS encoding UDP-N-acetylglucosamine--N-acetylmuramyl-(pentapeptide) pyrophosphoryl-undecaprenol N-acetylglucosamine transferase, which yields MTNNSLSPVNKRILLATGGSGGHVSPSLALAKALINQGYQVGLIHDTRTAHLIEGVLDVQTYEMAIKRRKPGFVGKLMFAWQLLKGTYSAHQALRKFKPDLIIGFGGYASFPAVLLAMIRGMPLVVHEQNAVLGQVNRFAARSSLFVAVSFPGTGRIPPKDQHKELFVGNPVRKDFDDLISVPYKTPKDGEKISLFITAGSQGSAFFDQVISMGLTLLPAEIRRCLSVTQQVRAENLKAVEALYKDHDIQADLAPYFQDIPQCLSQAHLVVARSGSSTLFELLTLGRPAVVIPLKSSKDNHQYENAQAYQKMGAGLLLEQHELSGEKVAKAMVSLLLYPHLLERMHQNATRKRQVNAAEKLTAAISEVLRKKDIIGNA from the coding sequence ATGACAAATAACTCACTATCACCTGTGAATAAACGGATACTGCTGGCAACAGGGGGATCGGGCGGTCATGTGTCGCCGAGTCTTGCTTTGGCTAAGGCGTTGATTAATCAAGGTTATCAAGTTGGGTTGATTCATGACACAAGAACAGCCCATTTGATTGAGGGTGTCTTAGATGTTCAAACCTATGAAATGGCCATCAAAAGACGCAAGCCTGGATTTGTCGGAAAGCTTATGTTTGCCTGGCAACTTTTAAAAGGAACTTATAGCGCTCATCAAGCCTTGAGAAAATTTAAGCCTGATTTAATCATTGGCTTTGGCGGATATGCATCCTTTCCAGCGGTATTGTTGGCAATGATTAGAGGAATGCCTTTGGTTGTTCATGAACAGAACGCTGTGTTGGGGCAGGTGAATCGATTTGCAGCACGTTCATCTCTTTTTGTGGCGGTTTCATTTCCTGGGACAGGGCGGATTCCACCCAAGGATCAGCATAAAGAATTGTTTGTTGGCAATCCGGTGCGAAAAGATTTTGATGATCTGATCTCAGTGCCTTATAAAACGCCCAAAGATGGTGAAAAAATATCTCTATTTATTACAGCGGGGAGTCAAGGATCTGCCTTTTTTGATCAGGTGATTTCTATGGGGCTGACGCTTCTTCCTGCTGAAATTCGTCGATGCCTAAGTGTTACGCAACAAGTGCGTGCGGAAAACCTGAAGGCTGTTGAGGCGCTATATAAAGATCACGATATCCAAGCAGACCTGGCGCCTTATTTTCAAGACATCCCTCAATGTCTTTCTCAAGCACATTTGGTTGTCGCGCGCAGTGGTTCAAGTACCCTTTTTGAATTGCTCACTCTTGGACGCCCTGCAGTTGTCATTCCTTTAAAATCATCTAAAGACAATCATCAATATGAAAATGCCCAAGCTTATCAAAAAATGGGTGCGGGCCTATTATTGGAGCAACACGAGCTATCTGGAGAGAAGGTGGCAAAAGCTATGGTTTCATTGCTTTTATACCCACACTTACTTGAGCGTATGCATCAAAATGCCACGAGAAAGAGACAGGTGAATGCCGCTGAGAAATTGACTGCCGCTATTTCTGAGGTTTTGAGAAAAAAGGATATCATCGGAAATGCTTAA
- the ftsA gene encoding cell division protein FtsA, translated as MSNTEHFTRHIQAIIDIGASKITCAIGSYDPMHKKLVIRGAQQTASRGLHKGQVVDADALESALLRCVSQAEQEYGEPIKSVAINVANVELISEWVQVQQVLSGRVVDETHLVRLYDIELTLPAERDFDLLYAQELALSIDMQKINGSPIGLSGQMLAGVFHVMTAKRDLLKSLRTVVRRCHLKVEGLYFTGMASGLATASYDERMQGVTTIDIGADQTCVAMFHKGKFVFGSVIPIGGNHITRDIAQAFGMRFESAERIKNLYGSLVVSPADRTEKIYPTGGEVGAKSITKADLIEVIYYRAQEIFMMVRQKVQGQRLESTAGCRYVITGGSCQLPGMRELGNRLLEKPVRVGRPLAVSGAVSLSQSPASATAVGLLYAALLDSKKGAHQEKKWHKRIGAWIKENL; from the coding sequence ATGAGTAATACAGAGCATTTCACCCGACACATCCAAGCAATCATTGACATAGGCGCCAGCAAGATTACCTGTGCCATTGGTTCCTATGATCCGATGCATAAAAAACTGGTAATCCGGGGCGCTCAGCAAACGGCAAGCCGGGGTTTGCATAAAGGTCAGGTGGTTGATGCCGATGCTTTGGAGAGCGCTCTTTTAAGATGTGTGAGCCAGGCTGAACAAGAGTATGGCGAGCCGATTAAATCTGTTGCGATTAACGTGGCTAACGTTGAGCTGATATCAGAATGGGTTCAAGTTCAGCAAGTGCTCTCGGGACGGGTGGTTGATGAAACCCATCTCGTTAGACTTTATGACATTGAATTAACTCTCCCAGCAGAGCGAGATTTTGATCTTCTTTACGCACAAGAACTTGCCTTATCCATCGATATGCAAAAGATCAACGGCTCCCCGATTGGACTCTCAGGACAGATGCTTGCTGGTGTGTTTCATGTTATGACGGCTAAACGTGACTTGTTGAAATCACTGAGGACGGTTGTTCGGCGTTGTCACTTGAAGGTTGAAGGGCTTTATTTCACTGGCATGGCCTCTGGGTTAGCTACGGCTTCTTATGATGAGCGTATGCAAGGGGTGACAACCATTGATATTGGCGCTGACCAAACCTGTGTTGCCATGTTCCACAAAGGAAAATTTGTGTTTGGAAGCGTGATTCCCATCGGGGGTAACCATATTACGCGGGATATTGCCCAGGCGTTTGGGATGCGCTTTGAATCAGCTGAGCGGATTAAAAACTTATATGGCAGTTTGGTTGTTTCCCCTGCAGATCGCACAGAAAAAATTTATCCCACCGGGGGAGAAGTGGGAGCAAAATCAATTACCAAAGCTGACTTGATTGAAGTGATCTATTATCGCGCGCAAGAAATTTTTATGATGGTGCGACAAAAAGTACAAGGCCAACGGCTAGAGAGTACGGCCGGATGTCGATATGTGATTACGGGGGGGAGCTGTCAACTTCCGGGTATGCGCGAACTGGGGAATCGATTGCTTGAAAAGCCTGTGCGTGTGGGCCGGCCTTTGGCCGTTTCTGGCGCCGTATCTCTGAGTCAAAGCCCTGCGTCAGCAACGGCGGTTGGATTGCTCTATGCTGCTTTATTAGATTCAAAAAAAGGCGCTCATCAAGAGAAAAAGTGGCACAAGCGAATCGGGGCTTGGATCAAAGAAAATTTATAG
- the fsa gene encoding fructose-6-phosphate aldolase — MKFFIDGADLQEIESLAAMGLVDGVTTNPSIIAKSNQNIHAVIEAICDVVSGPVSAEVVSDDAESMLREAGSLAKIAPNVTIKVPLTEEGLKACYRLRERDVMVNVTLCFSAAQALLAAKAGATFISPFVGRLDDIGHDGLRLIEEIVTIYNNDPLITTEVLVASVRTPMHIVTAAQIGAHVATAPASVFRQMLKHPLTDAGLETFKKDWLASGQKI, encoded by the coding sequence ATGAAGTTTTTTATTGATGGAGCCGACCTCCAAGAAATTGAATCCCTGGCAGCCATGGGTCTGGTGGATGGTGTGACAACCAATCCCAGTATTATTGCGAAAAGTAATCAAAATATTCACGCTGTCATTGAAGCGATTTGTGATGTGGTGTCAGGACCTGTGAGTGCTGAGGTTGTTTCCGATGATGCGGAGAGCATGTTGCGAGAGGCGGGCTCTTTGGCAAAGATTGCCCCGAATGTAACAATTAAAGTCCCTCTGACAGAGGAGGGGTTGAAAGCTTGCTATCGCCTGCGAGAGCGGGATGTGATGGTCAATGTGACGCTTTGTTTTTCAGCAGCACAAGCTTTACTCGCTGCGAAAGCAGGGGCAACCTTTATTTCTCCGTTCGTGGGGCGATTGGATGACATTGGGCATGATGGATTGAGATTGATTGAGGAAATCGTCACGATCTATAACAACGATCCTTTGATCACAACGGAGGTATTGGTGGCCTCTGTTCGAACGCCTATGCACATTGTCACTGCGGCACAAATCGGCGCGCATGTGGCAACAGCCCCGGCTTCTGTTTTTCGGCAGATGCTTAAACATCCTCTAACGGATGCGGGACTGGAGACATTCAAAAAAGACTGGCTGGCCTCTGGGCAAAAGATTTAA
- a CDS encoding UDP-N-acetylenolpyruvoylglucosamine reductase produces MILNPFFDAFKSGCRFNTPLASMVWFQVGGQAQVIFKAQDRESLQAFVSACPRDIPLFPLGGGSNLLIRDGGLSGVVIRLGRAFTAVEFEGCTVRVGAGALDRTVALMAAERGLTGLEFLSGIPGTIGGAVKMNAGAYGHEVKDILVSCVTLNRQGIIQEKKGLDLGFEYRKSTIEPDEIVLEATFKARQGSKETSLEEIAHIQKMRVSSQPVKGQTGGSTFKNPPGQSAWKLIDEAGCRGLRFGKAQVSEKHCNFLLNTGGATAYEIETLAEEVRRQVFDRTQILLEWEIKRIGMMAPKQENGSR; encoded by the coding sequence ATGATCTTGAATCCATTTTTTGATGCTTTTAAATCGGGATGTCGCTTTAACACCCCCCTGGCATCTATGGTTTGGTTTCAGGTGGGTGGACAAGCGCAAGTAATCTTCAAGGCTCAAGATCGAGAGTCTCTTCAAGCATTTGTCTCTGCCTGTCCCAGAGATATCCCCTTATTCCCACTGGGCGGTGGATCAAATTTATTGATTCGGGATGGGGGGCTTAGTGGTGTTGTTATTCGACTGGGCCGTGCCTTTACAGCGGTTGAGTTTGAGGGATGTACTGTCCGCGTAGGAGCTGGTGCGTTAGACCGGACAGTTGCTTTGATGGCGGCAGAACGAGGCTTAACGGGGCTTGAATTCTTATCAGGCATTCCTGGAACAATAGGCGGCGCTGTTAAGATGAATGCAGGTGCTTACGGGCATGAGGTTAAGGATATATTGGTGAGCTGTGTGACCCTGAACCGCCAAGGTATCATTCAAGAAAAAAAAGGCCTGGACTTAGGTTTTGAATATCGCAAGAGTACGATTGAGCCCGATGAAATTGTTTTGGAAGCCACATTTAAAGCACGTCAGGGATCTAAGGAAACGTCCCTAGAAGAGATCGCCCATATTCAAAAGATGCGTGTCTCATCACAGCCTGTTAAAGGGCAAACGGGGGGCAGCACCTTTAAAAACCCCCCTGGACAGAGTGCTTGGAAACTGATTGATGAAGCGGGATGTCGCGGCCTTCGTTTTGGCAAAGCGCAAGTTTCAGAGAAGCATTGTAATTTCCTGCTGAATACAGGGGGAGCAACAGCCTATGAAATTGAAACCCTAGCGGAAGAGGTGCGGCGTCAGGTTTTTGATCGAACACAAATTTTGTTAGAATGGGAAATCAAGCGAATCGGCATGATGGCACCAAAACAGGAGAATGGTTCAAGGTAA
- a CDS encoding cell division protein FtsZ: protein MADLNHIDNTKPRITVIGIGGAGGNAVNNMIRANLEGVDFLVCNTDAQALRESLAEKKIQIGNDTTQGLGAGSKPDMGRVSAEEDIEEVMKHIKGSHMLFVTAGMGGGTGTGAAPVIAKAAREMGVLTIGVVTKPFNFEGIHRMKTAERGIEEIQNCVDTLIVIPNQNLFRLATDTTTFADAFNMADNVLHSGVRGVTDLMIMPGLINLDFADVKTVMSEMGKAMMGTGEAENENRAIEAAEAAIANPLLDEVSMRGAKGVLINITGGLDMTLFEVDEAANRIREEVDEAANIIFGSTFDEKMSGRMRVSVVATGINAKPSVKKAFGEQMSFLKQTKESHEEEAGQRQSVASAAPEMAPYEFGESNAPTTDGSSSLDRFPGNESGDNGAYEPLKTAPFSEEPAPLTRKKKSFFERWGFGKKRSEDRQDPQPAPRPSPKAARPSDDERLEERPEDQLGQAPYETMFDQGRGQEGGKPEDDLDIPAFLRAKKKK from the coding sequence ATGGCTGATTTAAATCACATAGATAATACAAAACCAAGAATTACGGTCATTGGTATTGGCGGAGCCGGCGGGAATGCCGTTAACAACATGATCCGTGCAAACTTGGAAGGCGTTGACTTTTTAGTTTGTAATACAGATGCACAAGCTTTGCGGGAGTCCTTGGCAGAGAAAAAAATCCAAATTGGGAATGACACAACTCAAGGATTAGGCGCAGGATCAAAACCTGATATGGGCCGGGTTTCTGCTGAAGAAGATATCGAAGAGGTTATGAAGCATATTAAAGGGTCTCATATGCTTTTTGTGACAGCTGGTATGGGAGGCGGTACCGGAACAGGCGCTGCTCCTGTGATTGCTAAAGCAGCGAGAGAAATGGGCGTTCTCACCATTGGTGTGGTAACAAAGCCTTTCAATTTTGAAGGCATCCACCGTATGAAAACAGCGGAACGGGGCATTGAAGAAATTCAAAATTGCGTGGATACCTTGATTGTGATTCCTAACCAAAACTTATTTCGCTTGGCAACGGATACCACAACCTTTGCCGATGCTTTTAATATGGCTGATAATGTCCTGCATTCCGGTGTTCGGGGTGTGACGGATTTAATGATCATGCCGGGATTAATCAACTTGGATTTTGCCGACGTTAAAACGGTGATGAGCGAAATGGGTAAAGCCATGATGGGTACGGGAGAAGCGGAAAATGAAAATCGTGCCATTGAAGCAGCAGAAGCAGCGATAGCGAATCCTCTTTTGGATGAAGTATCCATGCGCGGTGCTAAAGGTGTTTTGATTAACATCACGGGTGGATTAGACATGACGTTATTTGAGGTGGACGAAGCCGCAAATCGGATTCGGGAAGAAGTAGATGAGGCAGCAAATATTATTTTTGGTTCTACTTTTGATGAGAAAATGAGTGGCCGGATGCGTGTGTCAGTTGTGGCAACGGGGATCAACGCTAAGCCAAGTGTTAAAAAAGCTTTTGGTGAACAAATGAGCTTTTTGAAGCAGACAAAAGAATCTCATGAAGAGGAGGCGGGGCAAAGACAGTCTGTTGCTTCAGCGGCGCCCGAAATGGCACCCTATGAATTTGGGGAGTCGAATGCGCCTACAACAGATGGATCTTCATCTCTAGATCGCTTTCCTGGCAATGAATCTGGAGACAACGGTGCGTATGAACCGTTGAAGACAGCACCGTTTTCAGAAGAGCCTGCCCCATTGACGCGTAAGAAAAAATCATTTTTTGAGCGCTGGGGATTCGGTAAAAAGCGTAGCGAAGATAGGCAGGACCCACAACCAGCGCCCCGGCCTTCTCCCAAGGCGGCCAGACCTTCTGATGATGAAAGGCTTGAAGAGCGTCCAGAGGATCAATTAGGGCAGGCCCCGTATGAAACCATGTTTGATCAGGGACGTGGTCAAGAAGGCGGTAAGCCAGAGGATGATTTGGATATCCCCGCATTCTTGCGTGCTAAGAAAAAGAAGTGA
- a CDS encoding cell division protein FtsW encodes MSVVFSRTDKSMVSQWWWTVDRSLLASALALMAIGIFLGFSASPVVAKRIGADPYFFVYRHLAYVLPSILLMIFFSMLSVRAMRLMCWVGFLAAFVLLVMTPFIGKEIKGAVRWIHVSFFSLQVTEILKPFYGIVTAWILSKNWFQDQFRTWAFSALLTILIVFFIMLQPDFGMSFVIAAVWCVQIFISGLPLIWVAVIAVGALTSVVIIYTIFDHVASRIDRFLGLSQQADLYQIQQSLQCIKNGGFFGTGPGEGHFKMFLPDAHADFIFAVAIEEFGVIIGIVILLLFIFIFTKAFFCYLKDDSKFRQLALVGIIMQYAIQMIVNISSTLSLIPTKGMTLPFISYGGSSLLGVSIGMGILLCLTRQRRADQ; translated from the coding sequence ATGAGTGTGGTTTTTTCAAGAACAGATAAAAGTATGGTCAGCCAATGGTGGTGGACTGTGGATCGAAGCCTCTTAGCTTCGGCTTTAGCCTTGATGGCGATTGGTATTTTTTTAGGCTTTTCTGCCAGCCCTGTGGTCGCCAAACGAATTGGGGCGGACCCATACTTTTTTGTTTATCGGCACTTGGCTTATGTTTTGCCGTCTATACTCTTGATGATATTTTTTTCGATGCTGTCGGTGCGCGCCATGCGCTTGATGTGTTGGGTTGGATTCTTGGCTGCGTTTGTTTTATTGGTCATGACCCCTTTTATCGGTAAAGAAATTAAAGGAGCCGTTAGATGGATCCATGTTTCCTTTTTTTCCTTGCAGGTGACCGAAATTTTAAAGCCTTTTTATGGCATCGTGACTGCTTGGATTTTGTCAAAAAACTGGTTTCAAGATCAATTTCGAACGTGGGCTTTTTCAGCGCTGCTCACGATTTTAATTGTTTTTTTCATTATGCTCCAGCCTGACTTTGGTATGAGCTTTGTGATTGCGGCCGTTTGGTGTGTGCAAATTTTTATTTCAGGTCTGCCTTTAATCTGGGTTGCCGTTATTGCTGTGGGGGCTTTGACTTCTGTTGTAATCATCTATACCATTTTTGACCATGTTGCTAGCCGGATAGATCGTTTTCTTGGGCTTTCACAGCAAGCAGATCTCTATCAAATTCAACAGTCACTGCAGTGTATTAAGAATGGAGGCTTTTTTGGCACCGGTCCTGGCGAGGGGCATTTTAAAATGTTCTTACCAGATGCACATGCTGACTTTATTTTTGCCGTTGCCATTGAAGAATTTGGTGTGATTATTGGAATAGTTATCCTTCTTTTATTTATTTTTATTTTTACTAAGGCATTTTTTTGTTATCTAAAAGACGACAGCAAATTCCGTCAACTGGCCTTGGTCGGCATTATTATGCAATATGCAATACAGATGATTGTAAATATCTCTTCAACATTAAGTTTGATCCCAACAAAAGGGATGACGCTGCCGTTCATTAGTTATGGTGGCTCTTCGTTGTTAGGGGTTTCAATTGGGATGGGGATTTTGTTATGCTTGACTCGGCAGAGGCGCGCTGATCAATGA